The following proteins come from a genomic window of Aquimarina sp. MAR_2010_214:
- a CDS encoding type VI secretion system Vgr family protein, which translates to MALQSNIQIFIGGTLIPTYKRLMLRQDLDSHHILELVCRMDVLEKLGGEMASESKNFLGEIITLQVSSSQGFSGYGELEFKGVVIKVNNTKGFDNGEEDTVEIKAQSASIIADDGPHFASHNDVGLAEILNKTFQGYDQSKLETSFNPTVTSNIHYSVQHNDSAYQYASRLAAQYSEWFYYDGKALIFGKPKDSEEVILTYGHDLKKFTLELNPTPNNFKYFTNDYLTDGLHEKTTTGVNSGVNGYNSFTSNKSEEIYAKETSVYLNSYNDPELKQRFDKHVEQQKKTQELKQVLIKGVSDNPGVYLGQVIKIKEASGSQGSYRITKVMHTATENGNYINRFEGVTADIDVYPNTNTMAFPKSGSQVAIVTENSDPDGLSRIKVQFPWQRPDGETTPWLRMITPHSGGEKGFHFIPEIGEEVLVGFEGGNAERPYVMGALYNGGKNAQNWQSQNNDVKAIRTRSGHTIELNDSKGAEFITITDKNRNIIRIDTVKNNIEISAGETMTLMAKNIKIKAEENIDMVAGKDFTKSVAENYNVMTKNSTQIVEETLMTDSKKQQNVSDEISISSNSKNLTLVSGKTVDVQSEEKVKLF; encoded by the coding sequence ATGGCATTACAATCCAATATTCAGATATTTATAGGAGGAACTCTCATTCCTACTTATAAGAGATTAATGCTCCGACAAGATCTAGATTCACACCATATACTAGAGTTGGTATGTCGTATGGATGTACTAGAAAAACTTGGTGGGGAGATGGCCTCAGAGAGTAAAAATTTTCTGGGAGAAATTATTACTTTACAAGTCTCCTCTTCTCAAGGTTTTTCAGGTTATGGAGAATTAGAGTTTAAAGGAGTAGTGATCAAAGTAAATAATACCAAAGGTTTTGATAACGGAGAAGAGGATACTGTAGAAATAAAAGCACAAAGTGCTAGTATTATTGCAGATGATGGTCCTCATTTTGCTTCTCATAATGATGTAGGATTGGCAGAAATATTAAACAAAACATTTCAAGGATATGATCAATCTAAATTAGAAACTAGTTTTAATCCGACAGTTACTTCTAATATACACTACAGTGTTCAACATAATGATAGTGCTTATCAATATGCAAGTAGATTAGCTGCACAATATAGTGAGTGGTTCTATTATGATGGAAAGGCTCTAATCTTTGGAAAACCAAAAGATAGCGAAGAAGTAATTTTGACATATGGTCATGATCTTAAAAAATTCACTTTAGAACTTAACCCAACTCCAAATAACTTCAAGTACTTTACCAATGATTATCTTACAGATGGACTACATGAGAAGACCACTACAGGAGTAAATTCTGGTGTAAATGGATATAATAGTTTTACAAGTAATAAAAGTGAAGAGATTTATGCCAAGGAGACTAGTGTTTATCTTAATTCATATAATGATCCAGAGTTAAAACAACGTTTTGATAAACATGTAGAACAGCAAAAGAAAACACAAGAACTAAAACAAGTTCTTATCAAGGGAGTTAGTGATAACCCGGGAGTTTATCTTGGACAAGTAATAAAGATAAAGGAAGCGTCTGGTTCCCAGGGGAGTTATCGAATTACTAAGGTAATGCATACTGCGACAGAAAATGGTAATTATATAAATCGTTTTGAAGGGGTTACAGCTGATATCGATGTGTATCCAAATACGAATACAATGGCATTTCCTAAAAGTGGATCTCAAGTAGCTATTGTAACAGAAAATTCGGATCCTGATGGGTTGAGTCGAATAAAAGTACAATTTCCGTGGCAAAGACCAGATGGAGAAACAACACCATGGCTTCGTATGATCACTCCACATTCTGGAGGGGAGAAAGGTTTCCATTTTATACCAGAGATAGGAGAAGAGGTACTGGTTGGTTTTGAAGGAGGTAATGCAGAACGTCCTTATGTGATGGGAGCCTTGTATAACGGAGGTAAAAATGCTCAGAACTGGCAATCCCAAAATAACGATGTTAAAGCAATTCGTACTCGTAGCGGACATACTATCGAACTTAATGATAGCAAAGGAGCTGAGTTTATTACCATAACAGATAAGAATAGAAATATCATTCGTATTGATACCGTAAAAAATAATATTGAGATTTCAGCAGGGGAGACGATGACTTTGATGGCTAAAAATATAAAAATCAAAGCCGAAGAAAATATCGATATGGTAGCAGGAAAAGACTTTACAAAAAGTGTAGCCGAGAATTATAATGTAATGACAAAAAATAGTACTCAGATTGTTGAAGAAACACTAATGACAGATTCTAAGAAACAACAAAATGTTTCAGATGAAATTTCTATTAGTAGTAACAGTAAAAATCTTACGTTAGTTTCTGGTAAAACAGTTGATGTACAAAGTGAAGAAAAAGTAAAACTGTTTTAA
- the tssD gene encoding type VI secretion system tube protein TssD — protein MSFKAKLKVGGKEYNVLTCDYNLHQETDLTGRPSSVSRGGKINLQLESTADTFFSDWMFNNFEMKSGSIVFLKRDTEATAKELKFTDAYAVKYKEVFDSAGKTPMIESIALSAKAISMGNGEHVNDWV, from the coding sequence ATGTCTTTTAAAGCTAAATTAAAAGTAGGAGGAAAAGAGTACAATGTATTAACTTGTGATTACAATCTACATCAAGAAACTGATCTTACAGGTCGTCCGTCTTCAGTAAGCAGAGGGGGTAAGATTAATTTACAATTAGAATCTACTGCTGATACTTTTTTTTCTGATTGGATGTTTAACAATTTTGAAATGAAAAGTGGTTCTATTGTTTTCTTAAAAAGAGACACAGAGGCTACAGCTAAGGAATTAAAATTTACGGACGCATACGCGGTAAAGTATAAAGAGGTTTTTGATTCTGCGGGTAAAACTCCAATGATAGAATCGATAGCTTTATCTGCTAAAGCAATCAGTATGGGTAATGGAGAGCATGTAAATGATTGGGTATAA
- a CDS encoding M61 family metallopeptidase, translated as MRYFSLIILLFLTIQSGFTQIRNKYSISFDNAEHHEANVTATFTSLQSGTVSLKMSRTSPGRYALHEFAKNVYNVKITDSKGKNVTVTRPNLHQWDVTGHDGTIHVYYTLFADRGDGTYSQIDETHALINNPATFMYVSSLKERPIEVLYVTREDLGWKIATQLTPQGSNSFLAPNLHFFMDSPALLSNHVVKEYKVGSGDKEYLIKMALQHNGTDQEANVFFDQVKKIVEEEKKVFGDYPSFENNEYTFLACFMPQVSRDGMEHRNSTVITNPKSIANGGMKDNISTFAHEFFHAWNVERIRPLALEPFDFDKANLCDELWFAEGVTSYYTNLSLCRSGIISQEEYITRLTKTYNEVWNSPALKYYNPREMSRKAPFVDAATTVDPVHRGNTYVSYYSYGNMLGLAMDLALRDEKNDLNLDDFMKLFWTKYGKTEIPYTTDNLFITLREYAGTSFADKFFSKYINGSEVPDFKKLLGSVAIYLKSEKDPYIGAEIEFTKNGLARISEYTKQGTPAYEAGLEKEDIIISIGNKSFSDLEQYHEVVNKNKSSKKVILKFKRNGKDRSTYVKIGEDPKVILTEYSKPNEKALQRRKDWLGGE; from the coding sequence ATGAGATATTTTTCACTAATCATCCTCTTGTTTTTAACAATACAATCCGGGTTTACACAAATAAGAAACAAATACTCGATTTCATTCGATAATGCAGAACATCATGAAGCAAATGTAACTGCAACCTTTACAAGTTTACAGAGTGGTACTGTTTCTTTGAAGATGAGCAGAACATCACCAGGGAGATACGCGTTACATGAATTTGCTAAAAATGTTTACAATGTAAAAATTACTGATAGCAAAGGTAAAAATGTAACGGTTACCAGGCCTAATTTACATCAATGGGATGTTACGGGACATGATGGGACTATACATGTGTATTATACTTTGTTTGCAGATAGAGGTGATGGTACATATTCTCAAATTGATGAAACTCATGCTTTAATTAATAATCCAGCTACTTTCATGTATGTTTCTAGTTTAAAAGAGAGACCTATTGAGGTTTTATATGTAACTAGAGAAGATCTCGGCTGGAAAATAGCCACTCAATTAACTCCTCAGGGAAGTAATAGTTTTCTTGCACCTAACTTACATTTTTTTATGGACAGTCCAGCTTTGTTAAGCAATCATGTTGTTAAAGAATATAAAGTTGGTTCTGGGGATAAAGAGTATCTTATTAAAATGGCTTTACAGCATAATGGTACCGATCAAGAGGCTAATGTTTTTTTTGATCAAGTAAAAAAGATTGTAGAAGAAGAAAAGAAAGTATTTGGTGATTATCCTAGTTTTGAAAATAACGAATATACATTTTTAGCTTGTTTTATGCCGCAGGTGTCCAGAGATGGGATGGAACATCGAAATTCTACTGTTATAACAAATCCTAAAAGTATTGCAAATGGAGGCATGAAGGATAATATTAGCACATTTGCTCATGAGTTTTTTCATGCATGGAATGTAGAGCGTATACGTCCTTTGGCTTTAGAGCCTTTTGATTTTGATAAAGCCAATCTTTGTGATGAATTGTGGTTTGCAGAAGGAGTCACAAGTTATTATACAAATTTATCCTTATGTCGATCAGGTATTATTAGTCAGGAAGAATATATAACACGTTTAACCAAAACTTATAATGAAGTTTGGAATTCACCAGCGCTGAAATACTATAACCCTAGAGAAATGAGTCGTAAGGCTCCTTTTGTAGATGCTGCTACTACTGTAGATCCTGTTCATAGAGGAAACACCTATGTTTCTTACTATTCTTATGGTAATATGTTAGGACTGGCAATGGATTTAGCCTTAAGAGATGAGAAAAATGATCTTAACCTGGATGATTTTATGAAGCTATTTTGGACAAAGTACGGTAAAACTGAAATTCCTTATACAACAGATAATCTATTTATTACTCTAAGAGAGTATGCAGGAACATCATTTGCAGATAAATTTTTCTCTAAATATATTAATGGTAGTGAAGTACCAGACTTTAAAAAATTATTGGGCTCTGTTGCAATTTATCTTAAATCTGAAAAAGATCCTTATATAGGAGCAGAAATCGAATTCACAAAAAATGGTTTGGCTAGAATATCAGAATATACCAAACAAGGTACACCAGCGTATGAAGCAGGTTTGGAGAAAGAAGATATTATCATTTCTATAGGTAATAAATCTTTTTCTGATTTAGAACAATATCATGAAGTGGTTAACAAAAATAAATCCAGTAAAAAAGTAATTCTAAAATTTAAAAGAAACGGAAAAGATCGATCTACTTATGTGAAAATAGGAGAAGACCCTAAAGTAATACTTACAGAATATTCTAAACCTAACGAAAAAGCATTACAAAGACGTAAAGATTGGCTTGGTGGTGAGTAG
- a CDS encoding type VI secretion system baseplate subunit TssF, with amino-acid sequence MAQENTTQIKNRMIKKAASLWGVPPNEIETSFDPIVTLLIDACASEIAKISGEINNSQTRATEQLIQLMTPETLYGARPAHAIAYAEPISPESFITPENLFYYNKRIKNAGADRTIKNIFFSPVQENKLIDANITHILCGKDAYEIEEKSRSNITLTYKDKASLPSSTLYLGIKSDHENIHLKNASLFFEILDIQDRELFYHYLQQAKFYYNGTLVDVTSGYMNSDNSERLDLESVFSHIPNKTRNIENDVKKTYEKHFITINSDISLQRTIKIPEEITNFIHYDDTEDFQNVNWIKIVFPKVISNTILTNLFCSFNAFPVLNRKLESVSYQLKDYIDIAPLSTMDLFLDVKTVSNTSGQIYNLRENDADKDLKGTFVIRRDNVSKLDSRKAKEYLLHLIDLLKDESAAFSIYGNDFLQSNANMLNQNIATLEKKVLDMTKTVAETNYVSVKPFKKKDTLLIEYWTTNGQEANQIKSGSSLNTYKGSELKQKKGRFLTPSFQGKDNLTMEERLYAYRKALLSRNRIVTKEDIKALCYEICSNKIEKVVIRKIFKTSIETNKGLVPSIEIMLYPNPTVQVSDFEWNSIKIDILSILEKQSLNVFPYYITLMN; translated from the coding sequence ATGGCTCAAGAAAATACAACACAGATTAAAAATAGGATGATAAAAAAGGCTGCTTCGCTTTGGGGGGTCCCTCCTAATGAGATAGAAACCTCTTTTGATCCTATTGTAACGCTTCTTATTGATGCCTGCGCTTCTGAGATTGCAAAAATCTCTGGAGAAATCAACAATTCACAAACAAGAGCAACTGAGCAACTTATACAATTAATGACTCCAGAAACCTTATATGGTGCTCGTCCTGCTCATGCTATTGCTTATGCCGAACCTATATCGCCAGAAAGCTTCATTACTCCAGAAAATTTATTCTATTATAATAAAAGAATAAAAAATGCAGGTGCAGATCGTACCATAAAAAACATCTTCTTTTCTCCGGTTCAGGAAAACAAATTAATAGATGCTAACATCACTCATATCCTTTGCGGAAAAGATGCTTATGAAATTGAAGAAAAATCAAGATCCAACATAACACTTACATATAAAGACAAAGCCTCTTTACCTTCTTCTACTCTTTATTTGGGCATCAAATCTGATCACGAAAATATTCATTTAAAAAACGCTTCTCTGTTTTTTGAAATATTAGATATACAAGACAGGGAGTTATTTTATCATTATCTACAACAAGCAAAATTTTATTACAACGGTACGTTGGTTGATGTAACCTCGGGATATATGAATAGTGATAATTCTGAACGCTTGGATTTAGAATCTGTATTTTCTCATATTCCTAATAAAACGAGAAATATTGAAAATGACGTAAAAAAAACCTATGAAAAGCATTTTATAACAATTAACTCTGATATTTCACTACAGAGAACTATAAAAATTCCCGAAGAAATTACTAACTTTATACATTATGACGATACTGAAGATTTTCAGAATGTAAATTGGATTAAAATAGTTTTCCCCAAGGTAATCAGCAATACCATTTTAACAAACCTGTTTTGCTCATTTAATGCTTTTCCTGTATTAAATCGTAAATTAGAGAGTGTTTCTTATCAACTAAAAGATTATATAGATATTGCTCCTTTAAGTACAATGGATTTATTTCTGGATGTTAAAACCGTAAGTAATACTTCGGGACAGATATACAACCTAAGAGAAAATGATGCTGATAAAGATCTAAAAGGAACCTTTGTAATACGAAGAGACAATGTAAGTAAACTTGATTCTCGGAAAGCCAAAGAATATCTTTTACATCTTATAGATTTACTAAAAGATGAAAGTGCTGCTTTTTCTATTTATGGAAACGATTTTTTACAATCTAATGCCAATATGCTAAATCAAAATATAGCTACATTAGAAAAAAAAGTTTTAGATATGACAAAAACAGTAGCAGAAACAAATTACGTTTCTGTTAAACCTTTTAAGAAGAAAGATACACTTTTGATAGAATATTGGACAACAAATGGACAAGAAGCCAATCAAATAAAATCTGGAAGCTCTCTGAATACTTATAAAGGAAGTGAGCTAAAGCAAAAAAAAGGAAGGTTTCTTACTCCTAGTTTTCAAGGAAAAGATAACCTTACAATGGAAGAACGACTTTATGCATACCGTAAAGCGTTACTCTCTAGAAACAGGATTGTTACCAAAGAAGACATTAAAGCACTATGCTATGAAATATGTAGTAATAAAATTGAAAAAGTGGTTATAAGAAAAATATTCAAAACCAGTATTGAAACTAACAAAGGATTGGTTCCATCTATTGAAATAATGCTTTATCCTAATCCTACCGTGCAAGTTTCTGATTTTGAATGGAACTCTATAAAAATTGATATTTTATCTATATTAGAAAAACAATCACTAAATGTTTTTCCTTATTATATTACATTAATGAATTAA
- a CDS encoding C40 family peptidase, whose protein sequence is MKLFCKILMVILMAFVGVTGCKGTDPIAYMKQKEGQEKEVSPIQKKYAAVIGVSPKEIKNIPLYTFIDSWIETPYRMGGETKKGIDCSFFTQFLYHDVYNNLIERTAEKQYMAPSTDKFIGQEFLKQGDLLFFNERGSQHHPITHVGIYLDNNHFVHSTSKLSGSGINGVQISNFTDSYWQRMFVAAGRKPKNANGELSQK, encoded by the coding sequence ATGAAACTATTTTGTAAAATATTAATGGTCATATTAATGGCTTTTGTTGGGGTCACAGGATGTAAAGGTACAGATCCAATTGCTTATATGAAACAAAAAGAAGGGCAGGAAAAAGAAGTTTCTCCTATTCAAAAAAAGTACGCTGCTGTCATAGGAGTGTCTCCAAAAGAAATAAAAAATATACCTCTTTATACCTTTATAGATAGCTGGATAGAAACGCCCTACAGGATGGGGGGAGAAACCAAAAAAGGTATTGATTGTTCTTTTTTCACTCAATTTCTTTATCATGATGTGTATAATAATTTGATAGAAAGAACGGCAGAAAAACAATATATGGCTCCCAGTACAGATAAATTTATTGGGCAGGAATTTTTAAAACAAGGAGATCTTTTGTTTTTTAATGAAAGAGGCTCTCAGCATCATCCTATAACTCATGTAGGTATCTATTTGGATAATAATCATTTTGTGCACTCTACATCAAAATTAAGTGGCTCAGGAATCAATGGAGTTCAAATAAGTAATTTTACAGATAGTTATTGGCAGCGAATGTTTGTAGCAGCAGGAAGAAAGCCAAAAAATGCAAATGGGGAATTAAGTCAGAAGTAA
- the tssO gene encoding type VI secretion system TssO: protein MKPKNSKERRNSILKFSLLFIFTVTLIVLAFFFDFDRVPLKENSVLREQSKSIKTEIQFQEKFSSEMFAIRSLLDSLDTPGQNIQYINALINSKIVDLQKSIPEEDSTYRYNMYNSIVKSFVDLQGLKTKLKEFEDVDAQLDEYEEELERVNQELEKANRYLDALRR from the coding sequence ATGAAACCAAAAAACAGTAAAGAAAGAAGAAATAGTATATTAAAATTTTCGTTGTTATTTATTTTTACCGTAACTCTAATTGTACTTGCTTTCTTTTTTGATTTTGATAGAGTTCCCTTAAAAGAAAATTCTGTACTAAGAGAACAATCCAAGTCTATAAAAACAGAAATACAGTTTCAAGAGAAATTTTCTAGTGAGATGTTTGCAATACGATCACTATTGGATTCTTTAGACACTCCAGGACAAAATATACAGTACATTAATGCACTTATAAACTCTAAAATTGTGGATTTGCAAAAATCTATTCCTGAAGAGGATTCAACATACAGATACAATATGTATAATAGTATTGTGAAGTCTTTTGTAGACTTACAAGGACTAAAAACAAAACTAAAAGAGTTTGAAGATGTGGATGCTCAATTAGACGAATACGAGGAAGAATTAGAACGGGTAAATCAAGAACTTGAGAAAGCAAACCGATATCTGGATGCGTTAAGACGATAA
- a CDS encoding TssN family type VI secretion system protein encodes MNMVLIAGFSADMFKVGILMLVITVVLMGFVTGLKKLFFKNKKKFFLYILVTLLLFAATALLSNENVLNNIPLNNFISFQVVFLLLGVLHILALRKFFPDLSETPTMFWSEFLYTVVVTCVGLISFMFVVGIYRPEYIYIFLVSAITFLIPFMVVKLYEYAISVPVPIYKKWYYPVDKKVKDPKDEELLNPLVISFEFNKGNALEEISNFRLKAPERMEFGKLFYFFINDYNERHPGGEIIYVDETNNPAGWIFYTRPNWFGVQRFVNYAKTVEANNIKENDVIICKRV; translated from the coding sequence ATGAATATGGTTTTGATTGCAGGTTTTAGTGCAGATATGTTTAAGGTAGGTATATTAATGCTGGTGATTACCGTTGTTTTGATGGGGTTTGTAACTGGGTTAAAAAAGCTATTCTTTAAAAACAAGAAGAAATTCTTTTTGTACATATTGGTTACATTGTTGCTTTTTGCAGCTACAGCGTTGTTAAGTAATGAAAATGTACTTAATAATATACCTCTTAATAATTTTATAAGTTTTCAGGTTGTGTTTTTGCTACTTGGTGTTTTACATATTTTGGCATTACGTAAATTTTTTCCTGATTTGTCAGAAACCCCAACAATGTTTTGGTCAGAATTTCTATATACTGTTGTAGTAACATGTGTAGGATTAATTTCATTTATGTTTGTGGTTGGAATTTATAGACCAGAGTATATATATATCTTTCTGGTCTCTGCTATCACGTTTTTGATTCCTTTTATGGTAGTAAAATTATACGAATATGCAATATCTGTGCCTGTTCCGATTTATAAAAAATGGTATTACCCAGTAGATAAAAAGGTAAAGGATCCAAAAGACGAAGAATTACTAAACCCTCTTGTAATATCATTTGAATTTAATAAAGGGAATGCACTTGAGGAGATTAGTAATTTTAGGCTGAAGGCTCCTGAGCGAATGGAATTTGGCAAATTATTTTACTTTTTTATTAATGATTATAATGAGCGACATCCTGGAGGAGAGATAATTTATGTAGATGAAACTAATAATCCAGCAGGATGGATTTTCTATACAAGGCCAAATTGGTTTGGTGTTCAAAGGTTTGTCAACTATGCTAAAACCGTAGAAGCCAATAATATAAAAGAAAATGATGTTATTATTTGCAAGAGAGTTTAA
- the tssD gene encoding type VI secretion system tube protein TssD, translating into MSFLAKLNIDGEEFNVLECDFGIKQNMDETGRPSAKPKGGQIHLLIESNLKIDFFDWATSGSAIKSGEIVFYRRDNVSSLKKAEFRDAYCVEYRERFNASDSEPLRVFLVLSAKELVMRGTTFTNNWPLKA; encoded by the coding sequence ATGTCTTTCTTAGCAAAATTGAATATAGACGGAGAAGAATTTAATGTACTAGAGTGTGACTTTGGGATCAAACAAAATATGGATGAAACTGGTAGACCCAGTGCTAAACCTAAAGGAGGACAAATACACCTTTTGATTGAGTCAAACTTGAAAATCGATTTTTTTGATTGGGCAACTTCAGGATCCGCAATAAAATCTGGAGAAATCGTTTTTTATAGAAGAGATAATGTATCATCTCTTAAAAAAGCAGAATTTAGAGATGCCTACTGTGTGGAGTACAGAGAGCGTTTTAATGCTTCAGATTCTGAGCCTTTGAGAGTGTTTTTAGTGCTTTCTGCAAAAGAATTGGTGATGAGAGGGACAACTTTTACTAATAACTGGCCCCTTAAAGCTTAA
- a CDS encoding PKD domain-containing protein, with product MKPSNTQRNTYMDRSIVLFFVITFFVTAAVFAFKYVNYIPCEIIDFDINAKNYRVGEIIRFKDKTKGAFKREWDFGDSSKTRSGLSPFHTFENPGQYNIKLKINGQCEGIKTIIIKEKVFILDSTKLANFKAPASIKVGEVLRLKDNTKDAHKWEWRFGETARVNSIKKNPQYIYESPGLKTITLIVNDDNRYATRKKIKVLPSNKKVNAPKKRIRRPKESSSTIKYAPKDAIKNEPKTEFRAPDIKDSNFASKIMAVSNKKASAKDFSKYLCDNLQLQMTARGKRTTFIEFCEKIKGKRIKIKELEIFRNKKNNCIEYITIQYSKTGLF from the coding sequence ATGAAACCATCAAATACACAAAGAAATACTTATATGGATCGAAGTATTGTTTTGTTTTTCGTCATTACATTTTTTGTTACCGCCGCTGTTTTTGCATTTAAATATGTTAACTATATTCCCTGTGAAATTATAGATTTTGATATCAATGCCAAAAACTATAGGGTTGGGGAGATTATTAGGTTTAAAGATAAAACCAAAGGTGCATTCAAAAGAGAATGGGATTTTGGAGATAGCTCTAAAACACGCTCTGGTTTATCTCCTTTTCATACTTTTGAAAATCCTGGACAATACAATATTAAGTTAAAAATTAATGGTCAATGTGAAGGAATAAAAACAATTATCATAAAAGAGAAAGTTTTTATTCTAGATTCAACTAAACTGGCAAATTTTAAAGCCCCAGCTTCAATAAAAGTTGGTGAAGTATTACGACTTAAAGATAACACCAAGGATGCCCATAAATGGGAATGGAGGTTTGGAGAAACAGCAAGAGTAAATTCTATCAAAAAAAACCCACAATATATTTATGAGTCTCCTGGTTTAAAAACTATTACACTAATTGTAAATGATGATAATAGGTATGCTACAAGAAAAAAAATAAAAGTTTTACCTAGCAATAAAAAAGTTAATGCTCCTAAAAAGCGAATTAGAAGGCCTAAAGAATCTTCCTCAACAATTAAATATGCACCAAAGGATGCTATAAAAAATGAACCAAAGACAGAATTTAGAGCTCCTGATATTAAGGATAGTAATTTTGCATCAAAAATAATGGCTGTTTCTAATAAAAAAGCAAGTGCAAAAGATTTCAGCAAGTACTTATGTGATAATTTGCAATTACAAATGACAGCAAGAGGAAAAAGAACAACGTTTATTGAATTTTGTGAAAAAATAAAAGGTAAACGAATCAAAATAAAAGAGCTTGAAATATTTAGAAATAAGAAAAATAATTGCATAGAATATATTACAATACAATATTCTAAAACTGGTTTATTTTAA
- a CDS encoding response regulator transcription factor gives MKHILLAEDDFDFGSILKQYLEIHSYRVTWAKDGKEALSIFSDGKFDICVFDVMMPKMDGFTLAEKVVDIDPEIPFIFLTAKKMKEDKIRGLKLGADDYIVKPFEADILVLKLQNILKRTRKVESTENDIVKIGNYEFDIVNHQLKLNEESQRLTEKETLLIQYLWEHRNRMIKREDVLKDVWGNDDFFSGRSMDVFISRLRKYFKKDNNINIESVRGVGLTFSIA, from the coding sequence ATGAAACATATACTACTCGCAGAAGATGATTTTGATTTTGGAAGTATATTAAAACAATACCTCGAAATACATAGTTATAGGGTAACCTGGGCCAAGGATGGAAAAGAAGCACTATCAATATTTTCTGATGGAAAATTTGATATATGTGTTTTTGATGTAATGATGCCAAAAATGGATGGGTTTACATTAGCAGAAAAGGTAGTAGATATTGATCCCGAAATTCCATTCATATTTCTCACTGCTAAGAAAATGAAAGAAGATAAAATCAGAGGATTGAAACTAGGCGCAGATGACTACATCGTGAAACCATTTGAAGCAGATATCCTAGTACTTAAACTTCAAAATATTTTAAAACGAACACGAAAAGTTGAATCTACAGAAAATGATATTGTAAAAATCGGAAATTATGAGTTCGATATAGTTAATCATCAATTAAAATTGAATGAAGAATCACAACGATTAACCGAAAAAGAAACATTGCTAATCCAATATTTATGGGAACACAGAAATAGAATGATCAAAAGAGAAGATGTGCTTAAGGATGTTTGGGGTAATGATGATTTTTTCTCTGGTAGAAGTATGGATGTATTCATAAGTCGATTAAGAAAATATTTTAAAAAAGATAATAATATAAATATAGAAAGTGTACGTGGGGTTGGTCTCACATTTAGTATAGCTTAA
- a CDS encoding GPW/gp25 family protein, producing MIKSYYSLPIQTKKIVSNKEAKQCNITQSIVNFIHLITTTHFGECVFDESFGCSIWNVDFDNLTTTNKLRDIITESLSESITSKEKRLKNVSLKVTIQQDEFRNISNLNRVKKRVDIKVNGTICLTNEPFSCLEKFYIAPLSY from the coding sequence ATGATAAAATCGTATTATAGCTTACCCATACAAACTAAAAAAATTGTTAGTAACAAAGAGGCTAAACAATGTAACATTACACAATCAATTGTTAATTTCATACATCTGATAACAACTACTCATTTTGGAGAATGTGTTTTTGATGAGTCTTTTGGGTGCTCAATATGGAATGTAGATTTTGACAACTTGACAACAACCAACAAACTTAGAGATATCATAACAGAGTCTCTTTCAGAAAGTATCACCAGTAAAGAAAAAAGATTGAAAAACGTAAGCTTAAAGGTTACTATACAACAAGATGAGTTTAGAAATATTTCAAACCTAAACAGAGTAAAAAAACGTGTAGATATAAAAGTAAATGGAACTATTTGTTTAACCAATGAGCCTTTTTCTTGTTTAGAAAAATTTTATATCGCTCCTCTTTCATATTAA